From Bacillota bacterium:
AGCATGGGGATTTCTGCTTCTAGCATGAAATGTTTTGTGCGCAGCCAGATTTTTTTGCCCAAGGCCTGGGGATTGGGTTTGAGCAAGTTGGGAATCTCCAATAGCATGGGATCAATCCGTCCCGGCAGCCAGCGGTTGAGCAAGCTGCCGACGGCAATAATTATCAGCACTGAGAACATGTAGACAGCGATTAGGGCAGCCAGTGAACGGTCCCCCAAAAGAGCGATAAAAGCGCCGGTTTGGGCCGCACACGGTACAGCCAAGGCAACAAGAAACGTAACCATCAAGCGTTCTTTATAACTTGTGGCCGCTCTTGTGCCCAGGATTGCAGGCACGGCGCAGCCATAACCCATGATAAAGGGGACGATATTGGCTCCCTGGATCCCTACCCGGCGCAAACTGGCGTCCATGAGCACTCCCAGCCGGGGCATATAACCACTGTCCTCCATGAGCGAGAGGGCGACATAAAATAGAAATACATAGGGTAAAATCAGGGCAAATGGCCATTCGATTCCCTTGATTAACACCCCGTACTCGCCAATCAGAATATCCTGCCAGATTCCTTCCGACAGCCCATCACCGATGATTCGTGAGATAAAGGGGACATAGTAATTATCCAATAATGGCAGTAAGACTAATGCCCGGAGTGCCTTGCCTCCACCTACGACCAGTCCCATGGTGGCCAACAACACCATAGCTGCGATGGGCAGGCCGGGGAATGGGCGCAGTGAGGCGTTACCCAGTCGCTCCCAGAACCCGGGAGTGTGGTTGGTCTCATTTTGAGTGTGGGTGGCAATTGATTCTGCCCGTTGCCAGCGCTCCTCTTTACTTAGCGCGGGAGTACTTTGCTTGGCGGGTTTCTGAGCTGCCAGCCAGGCATTATCCAGCAAGTCCCTGAGGCCGAGGTTGCGTGTGGCAACTGTCGCGATCACTGGCGCACCCAGTGCACTTTCTAGAGCCTGGACATCGATTTCGATGCCCCGTTCCCGGGCAACATCTCCCAGGTTGAGGGCATAGACAATTGGGATGCCCCGGGCAGCCACCTGAAAGGCAAGATCCAGATTGCGTTCCAGGTTGGAGGCGTCTAAGACGCAGATAACGGCATCGGCGCCTTCCTCGAGCATCTGTGCGGCTACATCTTCTGCTGGTGAAGTAACTTCATCCAGGGAATAGATACCCGGCACGTCGATGAGGGTGGCTTTTTTACCCATGTACTTGACGGTCCCCCGGGTATAGGAAACCGTGGTGCCAGTATAATTGGCGGTGAGTACATCCATGCCTGTGAGTTTAGAAAAAATAACGCTTTTGCCCACATTAGGGTTACCCATGAGCAAAAGCCGGGTTTGGTGATTATGTTCCGTTGGGGACTGGGGAGTATTATGACAGTCCATGTTAGTTTTGCTCCACTATAATTTCTGCGGCCAGGCTGCGATCCACGGCTACGCAGCGACCTTTGATTTCTACGACCAGGGGACCGCCCAAAGGCTGCTGCGTTACTACTGACACGGCAGCGCCTTCCCGGATTCCCAGTGATTGGAGGAGCTTTACCCGGGGAAGCCGTTTAATCAGGTAGCTTTGTTTGTGTTTGACTTCTGAGAGCGGCATAAAGATACCACCTTCTAAATGAGAATCGTTCTCATATAGACAGGTTAAATATAGCATACTTTGGCGTTTCTGGCAATGGAAAAACCGCGGTTTGTTCCCGCGGTTTAAATGATTACTTGCCAATTGCTTTCTGGACGTTGGCTTGATGTCCCGGTTCTTCTTGCTGGTTAAAGTGGTTTTTGCTGCCCAAAAAGTGGATGCAGGAGTGGCCCGGGAAGTTATTATTGTAAATCGATTGAATGTCGTGGGGCATGCCATTGATGGAGGCAGCGAACCGATGTCCATTGACTTCCACAACGACTGGGCGGAATGCCCAGCTCCACTGGTAATTGTAGATTTGGTGCATTTTTGCAGTATCTGCCGCTGTTGCTGGCTCCACATCAGTGTGCAGGTAACCGCTC
This genomic window contains:
- a CDS encoding ferrous iron transporter B, with amino-acid sequence MDCHNTPQSPTEHNHQTRLLLMGNPNVGKSVIFSKLTGMDVLTANYTGTTVSYTRGTVKYMGKKATLIDVPGIYSLDEVTSPAEDVAAQMLEEGADAVICVLDASNLERNLDLAFQVAARGIPIVYALNLGDVARERGIEIDVQALESALGAPVIATVATRNLGLRDLLDNAWLAAQKPAKQSTPALSKEERWQRAESIATHTQNETNHTPGFWERLGNASLRPFPGLPIAAMVLLATMGLVVGGGKALRALVLLPLLDNYYVPFISRIIGDGLSEGIWQDILIGEYGVLIKGIEWPFALILPYVFLFYVALSLMEDSGYMPRLGVLMDASLRRVGIQGANIVPFIMGYGCAVPAILGTRAATSYKERLMVTFLVALAVPCAAQTGAFIALLGDRSLAALIAVYMFSVLIIIAVGSLLNRWLPGRIDPMLLEIPNLLKPNPQALGKKIWLRTKHFMLEAEIPMLLGIAFAALVAETGILNHVAPVVEPLVVNWLGLPAEATLGLLLGVVRRELGVLPLLELDLTTLQLFTGAVVALLYVPCLSVFAVIIREFNLKVALLTGLFTIASAFTIAGLINQLGTLLIGIFS
- a CDS encoding ferrous iron transport protein A yields the protein MWSQQQRQILQKCTKSTITSGAGHSAQSLWKSMDIGSLPPSMACPTTFNRFTIITSRATPASTFWAAKTTLTSKKNRDIKPTSRKQLASNHLNRGNKPRFFHCQKRQSMLYLTCLYENDSHLEGGIFMPLSEVKHKQSYLIKRLPRVKLLQSLGIREGAAVSVVTQQPLGGPLVVEIKGRCVAVDRSLAAEIIVEQN